GATAAGACAGAGGGAAATGACTCATAAGTTCATTTGACTCACAGCTCCAGGATAAACATTATTAGAAGCTTTGCGTCAGTGATTTTTTAAAGTGAATTGGTCTCTAAAAGGGCGTTAATCCTTGTACTTTATGATTCTGAATTCAATGTTCAAGattcaaaagaataaaacatatgTTTGATTTCTGTTGTTTACATATTTACCTGACTTACGAtatcttttctcctcttcctctcccaaaCCACTCCTGGGACCTCAGTTACATCACTTTCCATTCGCACAGCTGCTCCACCCATTCCGTCCCAAGTCTCCCGTCCCTCACCCGTCCAGTCTTTCCCCTCGTCTGTCAGCGTCTcgccctccatccctccctccatcagcAGCGGAGAGGCGACCACCACAGCTGGATGCCCCCTGACCACGTCGCCCTCCACCGTGGTCGTCAGGTATGGAAGGAATAACTGATATTAGCTTTCAGAGCGGCTCACTGGTTCACTGATCAAAGGGTCCGCTCAcctaatttaaaacatttctcacaAACATTTAACGTTTTTGCTCGAGTAGCTTTACGGTTCTTTCCTGTGTCAGTGCTTCCCACTGAAATGTTTGTAAAGTGAACGTTTTCTGTAAAATTGTGACGACCAATTGTGTGAAACCTCCCATCACAGGTTTGCTGATACGTTCACAGTCAACTGCTCTGTACCAGTGATGGGATTCCCTCTCCTGGGCTGGGAAGTCAAAGAGAGAGAACTCATGGTAGCTAAAGAGAAATGCATCACTGATCTTTAATCAGCCAACAGCACCAGAGATAGGATTCATAGAAGCATCTTCTGTTATACTGTAAACACGCTCCTAATAATAGAGCACCACACAGATAGTAatggattttaatttgatttgtgacGTCTTGTGACTCCAGCCGATTCCCGAATCCACTACGGATCGCTTCCTGGTGTGGAGTGTGGACAGGATGACCGAGTGGAGCATCGAACCCTCGTGCTACGCTCTGTCGGAGCAGGGAGGACAGTGCCAAATCCACCTCCCTGTGATCGTCTACAGTGAGTTTTCTGACAATATGCACATATGCACAAACTGAAATGGAAACCTACTACACTtgactcatagatatcagtcccctaaacatgtcagatcttttaaaaatcaagatccatgaattaatcaCTAGGAAAACTGGGAAAATGTTAAGTCAAATTCCCTATCTTACAATTTTTAAggacccatcgtatgcccattttaccgcaaatgatatggttccttggggtcttaatgaaatgtctgtaacatattttggtttAAGAaacaccctttttaccctgtctaaaacagccctcctgagattgacctgttttgagtgaaccacaacaaatcgcggagCTGTTTTTTCCCAGAGTTTTTGGGaaggtagacatgccagatacccaaattaacgtgtagaagcactacaaaagtggaattttcataatatgtgccCTTTAAATTTAGATTCTGCGTAATActgccaacaaacaaaccagctaGAAAGGCTCTGAATAGAATTTATACCTCGGCCAAGGTCCCCTTTAATTCAATCGAGGTACACCAAGTCCACGTGCTGATATACTACAAGCCCCTGCCCctacttcaccactagatggcactaaattctacacacttaACCTTTAAGTGATGTATCTCTCTGACATGTTAAATTAAACATATCTTTTCTTTCTGGTTGATCTGGTCCCCTGCCTCCACAGAGCCTCCAGACTTCGTCTCCATCAGCGTTGCCTATCACTCCGGTCCGATGCTGGAGGGGCGTGGCTACACTCTGCAGTGTGAGGCGCAGGGCGTGGCTCCGGTGGGACGTCTCGCCGTGACCTTCTACAAGGGGCCGTCGGCTCTGAGTCAACTGCGGTCCATCAACCCGGAGAAGAAGCCAGTGACCAAGGTCTTCACTCTGGATATTATCCCCAGTAAAGAAGATAATGGAGCTGAGTACTGGTGTGAAGCCAAGCTGGAACTCGGACCAGACGGACCACAGCACCCTCCAGTGGTGACGTCACAAAAACTCAATGCCACGATCCTCTGTGAGAGAAGCTGCTAGCAACATTCATTACAGATTTAAAGTGGATTATTTTGATCTACACGATTTACATTCTCAACCCTCTTCAtcccttcctcttttttcccaaTGTGCTGCTTCTCTGCACCATCTCTCCCAGTTGGTCCAAACCTCGTCTGTCCAACGAAGCtgcaggtgagagagggagagagtctgTCCTGTGAGGTGAGAGGGAACCCTCGGCCGTCAGTCACCTGGTTCAGGGATGGACAGGAGGTCGCCCTGCCCGCTCACTCCACCAgagagcatgctgggaaatacACGGCCTGGACAATAGGACATCTGGGAGAGAAAAACTTtacagtggaggtggaggtccTCGGGGGCAGAGGTAGGTTAGAATTAAAGTGCTGAAACTCCATTAAGCTGCAAGCAATTATAAATATCAATCTTCTAAAgatttcaatgaaaatgttgaagatCTCACAACCTCCTTGGTAACAAAAGCaaaccacaccacacacacacaaagccttcGATCCAGATTTTAAACTCCCACATCGAGACGTTTCAATTACCACGAAAAACCACGACAAATAAGACAGAGCTCAAAGTTTTAGGTCAGCCTGTAATAACAActtgtctcttcctctttccaggAACTACAAACATCTTGAATGGATATTTCCTTTTGGGCGTCGTCTTAATCCAGATGATTACGtggctgtaaaaacaaaaaacacgaCCCAGCTCCAACTGTGACCCCCCACCACATCATTTGAATGAACTGCTCCCGATACGAGGGATACTTTCAGAGCTGGAGTCAGTGAAGTGattgtgtttctcctctttttgtCCCAATGGATCTTTTTGTGCTTCTTTATGTTCAAGgtacattttcttctgttgttaCACTGAAGCCTCCACAACAGCTACATTTCAATTCATGCAGAAAAAATAATCACTTTCTTGTCGTGTACAACTTCATCACAAATCATGCTGACTGTTCAGTTTTCACATTTGCTAAATGTTGGTGTCCCCAGGTCTTACTTCTCTGCTGTGCATTAAAATGAACTTTCCAATGCAAAGCAGCAGTGGGCCTGTGTTCTTGATTTAGAATTAAACCATCTGACCTTTTTCCTTAGCTCCACTTGTGTGAGAAACttgtataaatgtgtaaaaagtATACGACTGAAACTTTGTGCTGTTGGATGGAGCACATACCAAAACACAACCTTCATTTAACAAGTTGCTCTttagaaatataacaaaatgtGGACAATACTCACGTAAGATTAAACAAATATTCACAATTCATCACTTTTAATACAACAAAAATCATTTTGGGTATATAGTCCATGAATTCTCAAGCTGCCATCCATCAAATATCTATATAttattagggacgggaatcggcagggacctcccgatacgatactatcacgatacttaggtggcgatacgatatgtattgcgatttctgtgggtattgcgattctgtaagtattgcgattcgatattacgatttcctgggatttcttttggttattattattttttttttaaatactggaccatggaaaaatgttgaatcattccttcaaatacaacacagtcaaattcacttagagctttaccagttttatttcaaatattaacattaacttaatgactgccgggcagccaatagagaaaataaataaaaaagtgccccattattgtatagcccctgtcaactgcacacaaactgacagattaagaaatgtatgccacttaggctacatttaaacaataaataaaaggtaaattaaatagaatgaataaaagtttacttaaaatataaactttgaaataaacaaaaagtaggctattgtgtttgcatgtagccgatgcaaagctagtgcttgggtatgttaagattcttgtgcaaaaacaagagctggtcaacatgctctggggtgatgttgctccccccatatatcccccccggtataaaccaataaatatgttttttaaaaaaaaaaaaaagaattggtTGACCGACATTTAAAGCGATGTATTGATGATATATGATgatgatatatattatatacctgatttatattatatatgttgtATCCCCACTGTTTAATTGGCTGAGCCCAGCACACCTGTACCGAGAGGTGGGGTACAAGCTGGAGAGGTCACACAGAAAAACCAGGAATTGAAGcaagaaccttcttgctgcCCCACGTTCTACCCAATATTTAAACTTATTGTTGAAAATGTCCTTAACTCATGTTAACACAATCAGGCTAAATATGTTATATATGCatctctttattattatttcaaattaaatcatttacaTGTCAAACACAAGTCAGAGTTATTTACCGTCAGAGGTTCACTGAGCAAACATCAAGTCTTCAgagttcatttgtgtttttactggtAAAAGTGCAACTAATCTCTTCAAGGtaagacacaaaaataaacatgactattcttttattccaaaacaaaatatttaaatacaacacGACAACAACTCTTCAACTGAGAACTACAAATTGAAAATGACTTACTGTGAGTAAATCAGCAGTGGGAGGAGTCAATTAATGATGATGCAGGAATCATCGGGAATGACCTGCACGTCCAGATTCCTGGTGAAGAGGAACCAGCAACCGCAGTCACCCCTCCTCCTTTTTTAGCCTCCataccagtgttaatttcgttgacgattacgaaaaatattcgttaacgccccttttcccatgactaagacgagacgaagacgtaacgaaatggatctttgaaaataaaaactatgacgaaatctattttaattttcagagcagaggctgcagctggtttctaccgagcttcagtttccgcctccagtctgatctgctttcactttttgttttcacatttcgccgacgccaactaaaatatataggctgcagctatatgtttttatttatttcaaaatagggtacttcttatttcatacatttcccacaaatatggggatgactcaaataaccctacatagttctgcgtttaatttatttcaaagtaggcctacacttgcctgtgtattttcttctcctcttcataagcatttggtgtttccctttgttgtaacaggtaaaaataaataaaatgtcaacagttttctttattgttgttctataatttcataaatgcaataatctacagattagtatagtataactttatataaaattttatcagctttgttatcaaatatgttttgcggctccagacaaattttatttgggggaagagggggcaaaatggctcttttgatagtaaaggttgccgacccctgctatagacctataggagggacatctaatggacaacctaagtactgcaagctagactagtatgcagttgtagacacaacacagggggtccctggacctgagaagggaagataaggagtttaatgtggctattaaatgtgactaaaactagactaaaatgtaatttgtttttgtcgactaaaactagactaaaatgtaatttgttttcgtcgactaaaactaagaaggataaaaatgactaaatgtgactaaaactaatatgcattttcgtcaaaagactaagactaaatcaaaaatagctgccaaaattaacactgctccATACTTTTCAAGGGAGCAGCTTCCTTCTTCCCAACGTCAAGTGGGATAGAGGTGGAAGTATTTGAGGCCACAGGAAAGACCTCCGGCTCTTGGGGAAGTTCTACCTTCAGCGGTGGAGCTCCCTGGAGAACGTCCAACACCGTGGAGGCACCGCTGATGGACGCCTGCTTCTTATCTTGTCTGGTCTTCTTTACTCTAAACAGTtagaataacttttattttgacatttgtttGGAAATTCATGTTATTTAGGCCTGGTGCATGCTAAAGGATTTTCAACTCTTAAcccattttaaaaaacagacacCATGTCAGATTTAACCAATTTTTAATTTTCTAATCGTCAGAACTCAAACACTAGACGATTTGTATAGAACGTAAAACCACGATTTCGCTTTGGCGATTCCAAAGACTTGTGACCTTAGAGACAAGCACATGATTCGTTTAGTCGCAGCTGTACAAGTACACAACACCTGGTTAGTGACACTTCTCGATCAGCTGGCTCTCATTGGCTATTGTGGGTTTGTGTCTGCGCCAATTAttgtaaatatcaaacattcgAGATCAGACAGGCTCCTAAGCAATCTGTAGtataaagattattttttaatctttaaaattGGCCCCGATCATCCTCTAGTGTGCAGCGTCCCTCACAAATTTACTTGC
The sequence above is a segment of the Limanda limanda chromosome 2, fLimLim1.1, whole genome shotgun sequence genome. Coding sequences within it:
- the LOC133026543 gene encoding MAM domain-containing glycosylphosphatidylinositol anchor protein 1-like — its product is MFASARPITLLLLHLLGSVTSLSIRTAAPPIPSQVSRPSPVQSFPSSVSVSPSIPPSISSGEATTTAGCPLTTSPSTVVVRFADTFTVNCSVPVMGFPLLGWEVKERELMPIPESTTDRFLVWSVDRMTEWSIEPSCYALSEQGGQCQIHLPVIVYKPPDFVSISVAYHSGPMLEGRGYTLQCEAQGVAPVGRLAVTFYKGPSALSQLRSINPEKKPVTKVFTLDIIPSKEDNGAEYWCEAKLELGPDGPQHPPVVTSQKLNATILFGPNLVCPTKLQVREGESLSCEVRGNPRPSVTWFRDGQEVALPAHSTREHAGKYTAWTIGHLGEKNFTVEVEVLGGRGTTNILNGYFLLGVVLIQMITWL